In Tenuifilum sp. 4138str, a single genomic region encodes these proteins:
- a CDS encoding L,D-transpeptidase family protein, with amino-acid sequence MKPILKYSLITLATLSVIGGGFALFYYSIPEPPKGDIDYALASLHQASLSNAKRYSKEKYLKAKAYFDSAMKQWNIQNKRFILSRDYQKVSYFAKKSAEIAKSATSNSKELSKNLVITVKDKIDNLTALVSNMNNLFQRLPLPDEFRKKISKGKMLIHEAEVAFKKGDYLESSEKIKLAEDLIMDSYKKTLDDLEDYFNSQPYWNRLVKSAISNTAKNNSMAIIVDKFARKLFIYQNGSKKYEFDAEFGKNWVGRKRLKGDKATPEGIYLVKSKIPANKTKYFRALLLNYPNSEDIENFNKEKATGRIPKHAQIGGLIEIHGDGGKGTDWTDGCIALDNNDMLKVYKAVEIGTPVVIVGSIADFNSIAMSLNLKHNQIKG; translated from the coding sequence ATGAAACCGATTTTAAAGTACAGCTTAATTACCCTTGCAACGTTATCAGTTATAGGTGGTGGATTTGCCCTATTTTACTATTCTATACCCGAACCGCCTAAAGGCGATATCGATTATGCCTTGGCCTCGCTTCATCAGGCATCGCTGTCAAATGCCAAGCGTTACTCCAAGGAAAAATACTTGAAGGCAAAGGCATACTTTGATTCTGCCATGAAGCAGTGGAATATTCAAAACAAGCGCTTCATTTTAAGCCGCGACTACCAAAAGGTATCGTACTTTGCCAAGAAATCGGCCGAAATAGCTAAGAGCGCAACGAGTAACTCCAAGGAACTTTCAAAAAACTTGGTTATTACGGTTAAGGATAAAATTGACAACCTAACCGCTCTTGTCTCGAACATGAACAACCTTTTTCAGAGGCTACCCCTGCCTGATGAGTTTCGCAAAAAAATCTCAAAAGGTAAAATGTTAATCCATGAGGCAGAGGTGGCATTTAAGAAAGGCGATTACCTTGAGTCGTCAGAAAAGATTAAGTTGGCTGAGGATCTAATTATGGATTCCTACAAAAAAACTCTCGATGACCTTGAAGATTACTTCAACTCACAACCATACTGGAACCGACTTGTTAAAAGCGCTATTAGCAATACAGCCAAAAACAACTCCATGGCTATTATTGTGGATAAATTTGCCCGAAAACTCTTTATCTACCAAAACGGTTCAAAAAAGTATGAATTTGATGCCGAATTTGGCAAGAATTGGGTGGGACGTAAACGACTGAAAGGCGACAAGGCTACTCCCGAGGGAATTTATCTGGTTAAAAGCAAAATACCTGCAAATAAAACCAAGTATTTTAGGGCATTGCTACTCAACTACCCTAATTCAGAGGATATTGAAAACTTCAACAAGGAAAAAGCCACTGGCCGAATACCCAAGCACGCTCAAATTGGTGGACTAATTGAGATCCATGGCGATGGCGGCAAAGGAACCGATTGGACTGATGGGTGTATTGCTCTTGACAACAACGATATGCTAAAGGTGTATAAGGCTGTTGAGATTGGCACTCCGGTAGTTATTGTTGGATCAATTGCCGACTTCAACAGCATAGCCATGAGCCTGAACCTTAAACATAATCAAATAAAGGGTTAA
- a CDS encoding L,D-transpeptidase, whose amino-acid sequence MNSNEDKIDFNPEINPKLKRLGFIMLHINIILSGFIILYFYLSYLSQPMAELVVKNRKLTLVADFIQDDKVDVKKLQKEVASLKQLFQNLTPAQPYIVVNTTYNRFRLYKNRKQVREGFCSTGNYTLLKSYDKRQWIFHTPKGMYKVLGKVTNPVWRRPDWSYVEEGLPIPSANDPSRWEAGVLGDYALSIGDGYLIHGTIYKRFLGMPVTHGCIRMNDEDLEAVYKTLDLGSKVYIY is encoded by the coding sequence ATGAATAGCAATGAAGATAAAATAGATTTCAACCCCGAAATAAACCCTAAGCTAAAACGGTTGGGCTTTATAATGCTGCATATCAATATAATCCTTTCAGGCTTCATCATTCTTTATTTTTATCTCTCCTATTTGTCACAACCCATGGCAGAATTAGTGGTTAAGAACAGAAAGCTAACCCTTGTAGCCGACTTCATACAGGACGACAAGGTTGATGTAAAGAAACTTCAAAAGGAAGTAGCCTCATTAAAGCAACTGTTCCAAAACCTTACGCCCGCACAACCATACATTGTGGTTAACACAACGTACAATCGCTTCAGGCTATACAAAAACCGCAAACAGGTTCGTGAAGGATTTTGTAGTACTGGCAACTATACACTACTAAAGTCGTACGATAAACGTCAATGGATTTTTCATACCCCAAAGGGTATGTATAAGGTGTTAGGGAAAGTAACAAATCCTGTTTGGCGTCGCCCGGACTGGTCGTACGTTGAGGAAGGGCTGCCCATTCCATCGGCCAATGACCCATCGCGTTGGGAAGCTGGCGTTTTGGGCGACTATGCCCTGAGCATTGGCGATGGTTACCTGATTCATGGAACAATATACAAGCGATTCCTTGGTATGCCTGTAACACACGGATGTATCAGAATGAATGACGAGGATCTTGAAGCAGTTTACAAAACCCTAGATCTGGGATCGAAGGTTTACATTTACTAA